From Roseofilum casamattae BLCC-M143, one genomic window encodes:
- a CDS encoding DUF1295 domain-containing protein produces the protein MKVKHFVNLHKGTTFIFVLGLMIAYQNFTLGPWVYLALHGTYGFLWLLKDRLYPDKQWEREVPLWTGAIGLVVISLYWVAPFILISNQVEPALPLVAAAIALYTLGIFLHYSSDAQKYYTLKYKTGLITEGFFARCRNTNYLGEIAIYLAFAMLVMHWLPYAILGGFVASVFVPNMLKKDQSLSRYPEFEMYKANSGLLFPKLFGSASQVAEKSAEA, from the coding sequence ATGAAGGTTAAACATTTTGTGAATCTTCACAAAGGAACCACCTTTATATTTGTGTTAGGGTTGATGATAGCGTATCAGAACTTCACCCTCGGACCTTGGGTATATCTAGCTCTCCACGGCACTTATGGTTTTTTGTGGTTGCTCAAAGACCGACTCTATCCGGATAAACAGTGGGAACGAGAGGTTCCTTTGTGGACGGGCGCGATCGGTTTAGTCGTCATCAGCTTATACTGGGTAGCTCCGTTCATCCTGATTAGCAATCAAGTTGAGCCAGCATTGCCCTTAGTTGCCGCTGCGATCGCCCTCTATACACTAGGAATCTTTCTTCACTATAGCAGCGATGCTCAGAAGTATTACACCCTTAAGTACAAAACTGGGCTGATTACAGAGGGTTTCTTTGCCCGTTGTCGAAATACTAATTATCTGGGCGAGATCGCGATCTACTTAGCGTTTGCGATGCTGGTGATGCACTGGCTACCCTATGCGATCTTGGGAGGATTTGTTGCTAGCGTGTTCGTTCCTAACATGCTCAAAAAAGACCAATCCCTCTCCCGTTATCCAGAGTTTGAAATGTATAAAGCAAACTCTGGATTGCTATTTCCAAAACTGTTTGGAAGCGCCAGTCAAGTTGCTGAGAAATCGGCTGAGGCATAG
- a CDS encoding cytochrome P450 — protein MKLPDGPKTPPLFQLLQWIADPLGYMETSRQRYGDVFSVHLSSLLQGVFISNPQLIQAIFTADSKLFDSGAGNQSGKIFVGDNSLLLLDGDRHQRQRRLITPPFHGERMRAYGDLICLLTKQLSEQWIAGQPFSVRESMQEISLRVILQAVFGLNEGPRYRELRQSIAGMMELTASPLRSSMLFFTFLQKDLGAWSPWGRFLRRQQHIDRLLYAEIEERRGQDVSDRTDILSLMLSARDERGEGMSDVELRDELITLLLAGHETTVTALCWALYWIHYQPQVREKLLQELDGLGENADPTEIARLPYLTAVCQETLRIYPPLFLTWPRILKAPLQLGDYQFDANTKLLPCIYLTHQREDLYPEPKQFKPERFLERQYSAGEFLAFGGGNRRCVGAALAMFEMKLVVATLLSNYELALVDRRPLKPQRRGFFLAPPSGFKMVAIDRPVGREQSRESVAV, from the coding sequence ATGAAATTACCTGACGGGCCAAAAACTCCTCCCTTGTTCCAGCTACTCCAATGGATTGCAGACCCCTTGGGTTATATGGAGACTTCTCGCCAACGCTATGGAGATGTATTTTCCGTCCACCTAAGCTCTCTCTTACAAGGGGTATTTATCAGTAATCCCCAACTCATTCAAGCCATTTTTACTGCCGACTCCAAACTATTTGATTCTGGTGCTGGCAATCAAAGTGGAAAAATCTTTGTGGGCGATAACTCGTTACTGTTGTTGGATGGCGATCGTCACCAGCGCCAGCGTCGGTTGATAACTCCTCCGTTTCATGGGGAACGGATGCGAGCTTATGGGGATCTCATTTGTCTCCTCACCAAACAACTGAGCGAGCAGTGGATTGCCGGTCAACCCTTCTCTGTCCGAGAATCAATGCAGGAAATTAGTCTGCGAGTCATCTTACAAGCGGTATTCGGTCTGAATGAAGGCCCTCGTTATCGGGAACTGAGACAATCGATCGCCGGAATGATGGAGCTGACCGCTTCTCCCTTGCGATCGAGTATGCTGTTCTTTACGTTCTTGCAAAAAGATTTGGGAGCTTGGAGTCCCTGGGGACGCTTTCTACGTCGGCAGCAGCATATCGATCGGCTACTTTATGCTGAAATTGAGGAGAGGCGAGGGCAAGATGTTAGCGATCGCACCGATATCCTTTCGTTAATGCTCTCAGCGCGCGACGAGCGGGGTGAGGGAATGAGCGATGTAGAATTGCGCGACGAACTGATAACCTTGCTGTTGGCAGGTCACGAAACCACAGTTACGGCGTTGTGCTGGGCTTTGTACTGGATTCACTATCAGCCCCAAGTGCGAGAAAAATTGCTGCAAGAACTCGATGGACTGGGGGAAAATGCAGACCCGACAGAAATCGCCCGCTTGCCCTATCTCACTGCTGTTTGCCAGGAGACACTGCGCATTTATCCGCCATTATTCCTGACTTGGCCGCGGATTTTGAAGGCGCCTTTGCAGCTCGGAGACTATCAGTTTGATGCCAATACCAAGCTGCTTCCTTGTATTTATCTCACCCATCAGCGGGAGGATCTGTATCCGGAACCGAAGCAGTTTAAACCGGAGAGATTTTTGGAACGGCAATACTCTGCTGGCGAGTTTCTGGCCTTTGGTGGGGGGAACCGTCGCTGTGTTGGAGCGGCATTGGCGATGTTTGAAATGAAGCTAGTCGTAGCAACGCTGTTGTCCAATTACGAACTAGCTCTGGTCGATCGCCGACCCCTGAAACCCCAGCGCCGAGGTTTCTTCCTGGCTCCTCCTAGTGGGTTTAAGATGGTGGCGATCGATCGGCCTGTGGGTCGAGAGCAATCTCGCGAGTCTGTAGCTGTTTAG